One stretch of Bombus vancouverensis nearcticus chromosome 16, iyBomVanc1_principal, whole genome shotgun sequence DNA includes these proteins:
- the LOC117154557 gene encoding aminoacylase-1, whose product MSSSSQAQLNATAVENFREYLRIPSVQPNINYDDCVAFLRKQAESLNLPIKVYHVQANKPIVVITWIGTEPAKPAILLNSHMDVVPVFEDKWTYAPFSAHMDEKGNIYARGSQDMKCVGIQYLEAIRRLKLAKQHFKRTIHISFVPDEEIGGDLGMKDFVRTKDFKELNIGFSLDEGVASPEEYFYMFYGERAIWHVEVECKGTPGHGSILHDNTAGEKIRIIIDRFMDYRAQEKEKLKDSKVQLGDVTTINLTQLKGGVQTNVVPTSLTAIFDIRIEPSVDHTEFEAMIKRWCEEAGADVTYSFEQKDPKIENTKIDDSNPFWIAFKKACDDLKIKLQIGIFPGGTDSRYIRQVGIPSIGFSPMNKTKILLHDHDEYLNKDIFLKGIDIYMKIIPAVANI is encoded by the exons ATGATTGTGTTGCATTCCTTCGGAAACAGGCAGAATCTCTCAATTTACCTATTAAAGTATATCATGTCCAGGCGAATAAACCAATTGTTGTCATAACGTGGATAGGAACAGAACCAGCAAAACCAGCTATTCTATTAAATAGTCACATGGATGTTGTACCTGTATTTGAA GATAAATGGACCTATGCACCTTTTAGTGCTCATATGGATGAAAAAGGAAACATTTATGCTCGTGGTAGCCAGGACATGAAATGTGTTGGAATTCAATATTTGGAAGCAATTCGCCGTTTAAAACTTGCTAAACAACATTTTAAGAGAACTATCCATATCTCCTTTGTACCTGATGAAGAAATAGGAGGAGATCTTGGCATGAAAGATTTTGTACGTACCAAGGACTTCAAAGAGTTAAATATTGGTTTCTCTCTGGATGAAGGTGTAGCTTCGcccgaagaatatttttatatgttttatggTGAAAGAGCAATTTGGCATGTCGAAGTAGAATGTAAGGGTACTCCTGGTCATGGATCCATTTTACATGATAATACAGCTGGtgaaaaaataagaattatAATTGATCGTTTTATGGACTACAGAGCTCAAGAgaaagaaaagttgaaagattcAAAAGTACAGCTTGGCGATGTTACAACCATAAACTTAACGCAACTGAAG GGTGGCGTGCAAACAAACGTAGTACCTACTTCGTTAACGGCAATTTTTGATATTCGAATTGAGCCTTCCGTCGATCACACCGAGTTCGAAGCTATGATCAAAAGATGGTGTGAGGAAGCTGGTGCCGATGTTACGTATTCGTTCGAACAAAAAGATCCCAAGATCGAGAACACAAAGATAGACGATTCTAATCCCTTCTGGATCGCTTTTAAAAAAGCTTGTGACGATCTTAAAATAAAGTTGCAAATAGGAATCTTTCCAGGCGGAACAGACAGTCGCTATATAAGACAG GTTGGAATACCTTCCATTGGTTTTTCACCCATGAATAAAACGAAAATACTTCTTCACGATCACGATGAATATCTGAACAAAGATATATTCTTAAAGGGCattgatatatatatgaaaataatacCAGCAGTAGCAAATATCTAA